A genomic stretch from Actinomadura rubteroloni includes:
- a CDS encoding DHA2 family efflux MFS transporter permease subunit: protein MTTATAAPARPATRGPVTIALVLVLGGVMVALDQTVVNVALNHLSVTFDAPLATLQWVATGYSLALGAVVPVSAWAAGRFGAKRLYLIAIVAFTLGSVLAGSAWNIESLIAFRVLQGFGGGLIMPVGMTILLRAAGPDRLGRLMSLLGLAILVGPLGGPVLGGYLVDDVSWRWMFFINAPIGLAVLVLAGRLFPADVREERRRLDVPGLLLLSPGLAALIYGVTAAGQEGGFTAAKVLVPLLAGAALVAGFVRRALRTPHPLVDLRLLRNRSFAAATGTLTLFSAGYFGSMLLLPLYLQVVRGESATQAGLLGIPFALASGLTMQVAGRIIDRVPPGRYLPCSILVAVTGFGLFTLQLSADAPYWALCATMLVMGAGGGGTMMPAITVATRELAREQAPSGSTMVNLVNTTMGAAGTAVSSVVLAALLPVAGGLQAVHRLSPDAHAALAPELADAFQKTYLPAAGLILLALIPALLLPRRR, encoded by the coding sequence ATGACCACGGCCACCGCGGCCCCGGCGCGCCCCGCGACGCGCGGGCCGGTGACGATCGCGCTCGTGCTGGTGCTCGGCGGCGTCATGGTCGCCCTGGACCAGACCGTCGTGAACGTCGCGCTGAACCATTTGTCCGTCACGTTCGACGCGCCGCTCGCCACGCTCCAGTGGGTCGCGACGGGGTACTCGCTGGCGCTCGGCGCGGTCGTCCCCGTGTCGGCCTGGGCGGCCGGACGCTTCGGGGCGAAACGCCTCTATCTGATCGCCATCGTCGCGTTCACGCTGGGCTCGGTGCTGGCCGGTTCCGCGTGGAACATCGAATCCCTGATCGCCTTCCGCGTGCTCCAGGGCTTCGGCGGCGGGCTGATCATGCCGGTCGGCATGACGATCCTGCTGCGCGCCGCCGGGCCCGACCGGCTCGGCCGGCTGATGAGCCTGCTCGGGCTCGCGATCCTCGTCGGGCCGCTCGGCGGGCCGGTGCTCGGCGGCTATCTCGTGGACGACGTGTCCTGGCGGTGGATGTTCTTCATCAACGCGCCGATCGGGCTGGCCGTCCTCGTGCTGGCCGGACGGCTCTTCCCCGCCGACGTCCGCGAGGAGCGCCGCCGGCTGGACGTCCCCGGCCTGCTCCTGCTGTCGCCCGGCCTCGCCGCGCTGATCTACGGCGTGACGGCGGCGGGCCAGGAGGGCGGCTTCACGGCGGCGAAGGTGCTGGTCCCGCTGCTCGCGGGCGCGGCGCTGGTCGCCGGGTTCGTGCGGCGGGCGCTGCGGACGCCGCATCCGCTCGTCGACCTGCGGCTGCTGCGCAACCGGTCGTTCGCCGCCGCCACCGGGACGCTGACGCTGTTCTCCGCGGGCTACTTCGGCTCGATGCTGCTGCTGCCGCTGTACCTCCAGGTCGTCCGGGGGGAGAGCGCGACGCAGGCCGGGCTGCTCGGGATCCCGTTCGCGCTCGCGTCCGGGCTGACGATGCAGGTCGCGGGGCGGATCATCGACCGCGTCCCGCCCGGCCGCTACCTGCCGTGCTCGATCCTCGTGGCGGTCACCGGCTTCGGGCTGTTCACGCTCCAGCTCAGCGCGGACGCCCCCTACTGGGCGCTGTGCGCGACGATGCTGGTCATGGGCGCGGGCGGCGGCGGGACGATGATGCCCGCCATCACCGTCGCGACCCGCGAGCTGGCGCGGGAACAGGCGCCGAGCGGCAGCACGATGGTCAACCTGGTCAACACGACGATGGGCGCGGCCGGGACGGCGGTGTCCTCGGTCGTCCTCGCGGCGCTGCTGCCGGTCGCGGGCGGGCTCCAGGCCGTCCACCGGCTGAGCCCGGACGCGCACGCCGCGCTCGCGCCCGAACTGGCGGACGCGTTCCAGAAGACGTATCTGCCGGCGGCCGGGCTGATCCTGCTCGCGCTGATCCCGGCGCTGCTGCTCCCCCGCCGCCGCTGA